Genomic segment of Kibdelosporangium phytohabitans:
CCGCGGATCACTGACCACACAGGCATTGCGGCAGGCAGTGGAGTTCTGCGAGCGGAACGCCGACCGCCCGATCACCGTCGCCGACATGGCGGCGGCCGCGCACACGACCGTCCGCACGCTTCAGCGGGCCTTCCGCGCCGAGTTCGACATGTCACCGCTGGACTACCTGCGCCGCCGCCGTTTGCGCCACGCCCGCGCCGACCTCGCGGCCATCCGGGCCGGGCACGCCACCGGCACGGTCACCGAAGTCGCGCTGCGCTGGGGCTTCACCCACCTCGGCCGGTTCAGCCTGCTGTACCGGACCACGTACGGCGAGAGCCCGTCCGAAACGGTCACCGCGTAGTCCTCCGGCCGCGGGGACAGCGGAAACCACACGCGCGCACCACATTGGCCCGCACGGCGGGCAAGGCGTGCTGCCGTTCGGCGCCACCCAGGTACGGACGAACGCGAACGGCGAGCAGCCCCAACGGCTCAAGGATGCACACGGCGCGCAAGAACACGTTACGGAAATGGTGTTTTCTCTGCGGACTTCGCGACCGATCGTCACTACCGGAGCGCGACACCGGACACAAGTTACTTCCCAGTAACTAGTGACTTCGCCCAGTCGTGTACGTATAACTTGTTCTAATCCCCTCAACGGTGAGGAAGCTCACATGAGTGATAACCCCCTGTGCGGCAAGGGTTTTTCCGGAGTATCCCGCCGCGCCTTCATTGCCGGAACTGGTTCTATATTGGGCCTCTCGGCATGGGCCGGTCGTGCCTCGGCCGCTCCCATCCCTGCCCCCATTCCCCCAGGTGCCCACGTGCCCGTCCTGGTCATCGGCACCGGCTACGGCGGCTCGGTCGCCGCGCTGCGGCTCGCCCAGGCGGGCGTCGACGTGCACATGCTCGAAATGGGCATGGCGTGGGACACCCCGGGCAGCGACGGCAAGATCTTCGCCAACACCACCACACCGGACCACCGGTCGTACTGGCTGCGCACCAAGACCAAGCAGCCGCTGAGCAACTTCCTCGGCTTCCCGCTGGACAAGGACGTCCCGAAGTACACCGGGATCCTCGACGCCGAGGAGTTCAGCGGCATCACGGTCTACCAGGGCCGCGGGGTCGGCGGCGGATCGCTGGTCAACGGCGGCATGGCGGTCACGCCGCTGCGCGAGCGCTTCAGCGCGATCCTGCCGTCGGTCAACGCCGCCGAGATGTACAGCACCTACTACCCACGGGCCAACGCCGGTCTCGGCGTGACCGAGGTGGACCAGGCGTGGTGGAACAGCGTCGACTGCTACCAGTACGCCCGCGTCGGCCGCAAACACGCCCAGCGGTCGAACTTCTCGTTCGTCTTCGTGCCCAATGTGTACGACTGGGACTACATGAAGAAGGAAGTGGCCGGGACGGTGCCCAAGTCCGCGGTCGCGGGCGAGATCCTGTACGGCAACAACGCGGGCAAGAAGAGCCTGCAGAAAACCTATCTGGCACAGGCGAAAGCGACCGGCCGGGTGGCCATCTCGGCGCTGCACCGGGTCACGTCCGTCACCCCGGCCAACGGCCGGTACACCGTCGTGGTCGAACAACTCGACACCAGCGGCACCGTCACGGCGACCAAGACCGTGACCGCGAACAAGGTGTTCTTCGCCGCGGGCAGCGTCGGCACGAGCAAGCTCCTGACCAGGCTCAAGGCGACCGGCGCACTGCCGGGCCTGAACAACGAGATCGGCAAGGGCTGGGGCGACAACGGCAACGTGATGTGCGGCCGGGCCAACCACCTGTGGGACGCGACCGGGACCGTCCAGGCGTCCATCCCCACCGCGGGCATCGACAACTGGGACGCGGGCGGCGCGTTCGCCGAAGTGGCGCCGTTGCCGACCGGGATCGAGACGTGGGCGTCGTTCTACCTGTCCATCACCAAGAATCCCAACCGCGCCCAGTTCACCTGGAACTCGACGGCCAACCGGGCCGAGCTGAACTGGCAGGCGGCGTGGAAGCAGCCGTCCATCGACATGGCGAAGACGATCTTCGACAAGATCAACGCCAAGGAGGGCACGATCTACCGGACAGACCTGTTCGGTGTGTACAAGATCTGGGGCGACCACCTGACGTACCACCCGCTCGGCGGCGCGATCCTCAACAAGGCGACCGACAACTACGGCCGCCTGCACGGGTGTTCCAACCTGTACGTCATCGACGGCGCGCTGATCCCCGGCAACACCAGCGTGAACCCGTTCGTGACCATCACGGCCCTGGCCGAGCGCAACATCGACACGATCATCAGAACCGACTTCTGATCGCGAGTGCTCTGCCTCGTGAGTGTTTTGGCCGGTTCTAACCGGCCAAAACACTCACGAGGTTTTCAGTACGCACATCGCGTCGAGGCCGTGGACCCGGTTGAGCCTGCCGAAGGCCAGCCACGACCCGATGCTCATGCTCAGCTCGACGATCTCCCGCTGGCTGTAGCGCCCGGTCATCCGGCCCCAGAACTCCTCGTCGAGGCCGTGGTGGTCAAGCGCGTAGCGCTCGGCGTACTCGGCGGCCAGCTTGGCCCGCTCGTCGAGCGCTTCCGTTGTGCGCCAGTTGGTCACCGCGTCGGGGAACTCGTCCTCGACCTTCACGCCGTCGCGTTCGGTGCGCCAGTCGAGGCAGAACATGCACCCGTTGATCTGGGCGATCCGCAGCCGGGCGGCCTCGAACTCGCGCAGCCCCAACGTGGTGTTGGCGTACACGGCGAGCGAGAAGTTGGCGGCGGCGGTGCCGATCCCCGGAACCATCTCGCCCCAGACGTACGCGATCGGGTCCTTGCCTTCGGGAATGTCGATGTTCATCGCCTGCTCCTCCGCCAAGGGCGCCATGACCGGACCAGCATATTAGAACACGTTTCAGTGTGTCACGTGCCCGCTTGCCCCAGTTTGCCCATGGCGGGCCGCAGTGGCACGTCGACCGCGTCGTACAGGCCCGGCTCGGCGTCGACGAGCCAGTCGATCGCGCCGACCAGCCTGCCCACAGCGGTGGCGTTCCCACCGGCCGAGGCGTTGCCGTTCTCGTCGGACGCCTGGACGGTGACCTCGATGCGCGGGTTGCCCTCGATGATCACGCGGTGCGCGCCGTCGCCGGTCGGCGGCATCGGCCAGTCCGGCGCGCAGGACGGGTGGATCCTCGTGACGTGCTCGACCACGATCCGCGGCGCACCGCGCACGATGCCCTGGACCTCGAACCGGAGCGCGCCCTGGGTGCCCTTCTCGAACTCGCCCATCAGCTCGGTCGTCACGGTCTCGTCCAGCTCGCGGCGCGCCAGCGTCTCGCGGATCTCGTCCAGTTCGACCCCGAGCGCACGGGCCATCAGCCGGATCTGCCCGCCCCACACCATGGTCGGGATGCCCGGCGCGACCATCGGCGGCGAATAGTCCAGCGGCTGACCCATTCCGACCAGCCACCGGACCGAGTCGGGCTGGTCGTAGGTGGTGTAGTCGAAGATCTCCTGGCAGCGGATCACGTCGATGTCCGTGGCCACCCCGCTGATCAGCAACGGCAGGATGTCGTTGCCCCACCCGGGGTCCACCCCGGACACCAGCAGCGACCCGCCGCCGTCCTCGACCGCGGCGAGCAACGGGTCGCGCAGCTCCGGCGGAGCGTTGCGCTGGTCGTACAGCGCGTACACCGACGGCGTCACCACAACGGCACCGCCCCGGATCGCCTTGATGATGTCGTCGACTGCCTCGTTGGGCCTGACCTCGCCGGATGCCGCGTACACAACGGCTTTCGGACTGCCTGCCAGCACCGCGTCCACGTCGGTGGTCGCGGTGATCCCCAGTTCCCGGTCCAGGCCCGCCAGATCACCCGCGTCGCGGCCGGCCTTGCCCGGACTGTGCACGATCACACCGGACAGCCGCAGCGCGGGATGGGCTGTCACGGCACGGATGGACGCACGGCCGATGTTGCCTGTGCCCCAGACAACTGTGTCAATCAAGGGGGCGGTCATGGGGACTGAGGCTAATCACAAGGCACGCCGGAGCGCCAGATCAGTTCCTCCGCCTGGAGCAGCCCTCAGCGCGGCGCGTACATGATCAGGAGCACCCCGGCGACGCAGATCGCCGCCCCGGTGCAGTCCCACACGTCGGGACGGAACTTGTCGACGATCACGCCCCACGCCAACGAGCCCGCGACGAACACACCACCGTACGCGGCGAGGATCCGGCCGAAGTTCGGGTCCGGCTGGAACGTGGCCACGAACCCGTACACCCCGAGGGCGACGACGCCCGCGGCGATCCACAGTAGACCGCGGTGTTCCCTGATCCCCTGCCACACCAGCCACGCGCCGCCGATCTCGGCCAACGCCGCCAGAACGAACAGGACCAACGACCGAATCACCGTCATGGCTTGACATCGTAGGAGTCCGCGTAGGACCGCAGGCCGGGCGCGTCGATCACCTCGATGCGGCGACGACCGGTGCGGATCAGGCCCATCGCCCGCAACTCGCGCAACGAGCGGGCCACCGACGCCTCCGAAGTGGCCGCGAGACTGGCCAGGTCGGGTTGCGAGATCGGCAGCACGTTCGTGTCGAGCTGGTCGCCGAGGCTGGCCAGCAACCCGGCCAGCCTCGGCAGCACGGCGGGTATGGACGCTTCGACCAGCTGCTGGTTCGTCACCAGCAGCCGCGTCGCCAGCGCCTGTTCGAGTTGGGCGTGCAGTGCCGGGTCGGCGCGTGTCGCCGCGGCGAACTCGACGTTGTTGATCAGCAAAGCGGTCACCGGGGACGCCGCGGACACGGCGGCCGTGCGCGGCGACGCGGTCAGCGCGGCGATCTCGCCGAGCAACGTGCCGGGCCCGCGCAGGGCGAGCACCTTCGCCAGCCCGTTGCTGTAGCTCGTGACCACTTTGACCACTCCGGTCAGGATCACCACCAGATGACGGTCACGCGCGCCCTGGTGCAGGATCTGGTCGTCGGTCCCGTACCGGACCCGCGTACCGACCTTGCCCAGCAGGTTCCGTTGCGGGGTCGTCAATCCCCACCAGAAACTCACATCGCCCCCATGCCGGCCTTGCCGTTGCCTGTCACCTGACAAGGTGCCCGTAGCCGGGACCGGCTTGGCTTGTTCCGTTCACGATCACACGATATTGGGGAGCGCGACACCGATGACAGCCGACCACGCCACCCGGTTCGCGGCGAGCTTCGCCGCATTGCTCGCCGCCCACCAGGTCGCCGACTACTGGGTGCAGACCGACCACCAGGCCACGAACAAGGGCAGGCACGGCAGCCCGGCCGCGAACGCCATCGGCCGCTCGGCCTGCGTCGCGCACATCGTCTCCTACTCGGCCGTCAGCACGGCGGCCGTCGCGGGCATCGGCAGGATGCTGCGGCTCGGCGCGAGCTGGCGGGGAATCCTTGCCGGGCAGGCGATCTCGGCCGTGAGCCACTACTGGGCCGATCGGCGGTTCCCGCTGCGCGGGCTGGCGGGCAGACTCGGCAAGCTGGACTACCACGACCACGGCGGCGACGCCATGCTCGACCAGAGCTGGCACATCGGCTGGCTGGCACTGGCGGCCCTGGCAACAGCGGTCGTCACTCCCTCCACAGTGGATAGTTGAGCTGTGCGCCGCTGAACTCGCCGCGGCCGGGCAACGCCGGCGCGAGCAGTGCGACAGGTGCCGCTCGGGCTCCGACTACCCAGCTCGCGGCCGTCACGACCGCGTCGGCCACAGCAACGCGGCGCACAGCGTCCGCGAGCAGTCCTGTCCCAGCGTGTCGTGCAGCAGCATCGCTGTGCTGTCACCCCAGTTCGGGCAGCGGATCCACGTCACATGAGGTCCGCGAGCCGGACGACCCGGCCTCCGTGTCGGTCCAGTACTGCACGACGTCGTCGTCGTCGTACTTGACCACGTTGTGGTGCGTGGCGATCTTCTTGGGCAGGCCACGCGGGTGCTGGATGATCGAGTCCCGGTCGCCTGCCCGCACGGTCGCCGACCGGGCCAACGGCAGAACGGGCACGTCGGCGGGCACCGGGCCGGCGACCTCGATGATCGCGAAGTCGTGTGTCCTGTCACCGGCAATCGTTTCCGGGCCGCAGCAGATAGGCGATGTCCAGCAGTGTTTCCTGATTCGCGAAGATCTGCCGTTCGAGCGCGTCGGTGCGGAAGTTGTTCCACCGGACACCGGACACCGTCGCCGGACGCGGCGGGCAGATCCCGCACACCGCGGAAATCAGCGGCGAGGTTGAGCACGTCGAACCACAACCGGTGGGCCGACTGGCTCCTCGCCACTTTCGCGGGCGGCGAACCGGCTTCGACGACCACCATCTCGATGTCGGTGTCGCGGTAGACCGCGGCACACAGCACATCTCTGAGTTCGCGCGATCGCGCGTCACTCCACGGCAGCGGAAAGGATTCGACAAACGCGGCCATCGCAGCTGTTCGCACCCCCTCTGCACACACCGGCGGCCGTGAAACCCTACCGAGGGAGAACGGATCAACCGCGCCGGATGCCGACCAGCCGCGTCAAATCGGTGAGGCCGCGGCCCAATGGCAGATCCACGCGGATGCCCGCGTACTCGTCGCCCCTGGTCCGGCCCCGGTTGACGATCGCGACGGGCTTGCCGGACCTCGCCGCGTGCCGCACGAACCGCAACCCCGACATGACCGTCAGCGACGACCCGAGGACGACGAGCGCCCTGGCCTCGTCGACCATGCGGTAGCACTGCTCCACCCTGGCCTTGGGGACGTTCTCACCGAAGAACACGACATCCGGCTTGAGCACCCCGCTCTCGCAGTCGGCGCACGACACCAGCTGGAACTCGCGCACGTGCTCCTCGGCCAGGTCCACGTCACCGTCGGGGTTGACGCGGATCGCGGTGGCGGTGAAATCCGGGTTGGCCGCGTGCAGCCGCCGGTCGAGTTCCTCGCGGGGACTTCTCGCGCGGCAGTCCA
This window contains:
- a CDS encoding carboxymuconolactone decarboxylase family protein, coding for MAPLAEEQAMNIDIPEGKDPIAYVWGEMVPGIGTAAANFSLAVYANTTLGLREFEAARLRIAQINGCMFCLDWRTERDGVKVEDEFPDAVTNWRTTEALDERAKLAAEYAERYALDHHGLDEEFWGRMTGRYSQREIVELSMSIGSWLAFGRLNRVHGLDAMCVLKTS
- a CDS encoding dihydrodipicolinate reductase, encoding MTAPLIDTVVWGTGNIGRASIRAVTAHPALRLSGVIVHSPGKAGRDAGDLAGLDRELGITATTDVDAVLAGSPKAVVYAASGEVRPNEAVDDIIKAIRGGAVVVTPSVYALYDQRNAPPELRDPLLAAVEDGGGSLLVSGVDPGWGNDILPLLISGVATDIDVIRCQEIFDYTTYDQPDSVRWLVGMGQPLDYSPPMVAPGIPTMVWGGQIRLMARALGVELDEIRETLARRELDETVTTELMGEFEKGTQGALRFEVQGIVRGAPRIVVEHVTRIHPSCAPDWPMPPTGDGAHRVIIEGNPRIEVTVQASDENGNASAGGNATAVGRLVGAIDWLVDAEPGLYDAVDVPLRPAMGKLGQAGT
- a CDS encoding YnfA family protein, which produces MTVIRSLVLFVLAALAEIGGAWLVWQGIREHRGLLWIAAGVVALGVYGFVATFQPDPNFGRILAAYGGVFVAGSLAWGVIVDKFRPDVWDCTGAAICVAGVLLIMYAPR
- a CDS encoding Crp/Fnr family transcriptional regulator yields the protein MSFWWGLTTPQRNLLGKVGTRVRYGTDDQILHQGARDRHLVVILTGVVKVVTSYSNGLAKVLALRGPGTLLGEIAALTASPRTAAVSAASPVTALLINNVEFAAATRADPALHAQLEQALATRLLVTNQQLVEASIPAVLPRLAGLLASLGDQLDTNVLPISQPDLASLAATSEASVARSLRELRAMGLIRTGRRRIEVIDAPGLRSYADSYDVKP
- a CDS encoding DUF3307 domain-containing protein, whose translation is MTADHATRFAASFAALLAAHQVADYWVQTDHQATNKGRHGSPAANAIGRSACVAHIVSYSAVSTAAVAGIGRMLRLGASWRGILAGQAISAVSHYWADRRFPLRGLAGRLGKLDYHDHGGDAMLDQSWHIGWLALAALATAVVTPSTVDS
- a CDS encoding trypsin-like peptidase domain-containing protein; the protein is MPADVPVLPLARSATVRAGDRDSIIQHPRGLPKKIATHHNVVKYDDDDVVQYWTDTEAGSSGSRTSCDVDPLPELG
- a CDS encoding NAD-dependent protein deacetylase, with the protein product MRTRPTLSYTPVGDPLPTTTDLTGLAGVVAGGSVAVLSGAGLSTESGIPDYRGASGSLRRAAPMTYDEFVGSVEGRRRYWARSHVGWRTIARAHPNDGHHAVAALCAEGYVAGVITQNVDGLHQAAGTPGVVELHGSLDRVVCLDCRARSPREELDRRLHAANPDFTATAIRVNPDGDVDLAEEHVREFQLVSCADCESGVLKPDVVFFGENVPKARVEQCYRMVDEARALVVLGSSLTVMSGLRFVRHAARSGKPVAIVNRGRTRGDEYAGIRVDLPLGRGLTDLTRLVGIRRG